From the Glutamicibacter halophytocola genome, the window AGCGGCACTCCTCCGAGGCCGACAATTTCTTGGTTGTCGAAGCGCCGCAGGATGCCTTCGGGGTCCACATGGCCGAAGCGCTCCAGGAGATATTCGGCGACGGTGGCCCACGCTCCATTGTGTGGAAGGCGCAATCGGGTTGCATTAACACCATTGCGAACGGGGAGCGGGGATTCCATAGCCATAAGGGCTATTCTTTCATCCCGGCGCCAGGACTTCAGACCGCCGGCTGGCAATGCGGGCACCAATAGCAATCCCGCTCGGCGCCTTCTGGGGTGGAAGGAATCTTGAGCATGGCGATGGGGCCGCCGCAGCGGAGGCAAGGTTTTCCGGCACGCCCATAAACCCAGAGAGGTTCCCGGGTTCGTTCTTGGCCGGTGGTGACGCGCCGTGGCCGGTCCTTATTAATTGTCAGAAGCCGATGAGCCAGATTCACCACTGCCAGCAGATCAGCGATCTGCCCGACTTCAACCAGCGGATGCAAACGGCGGAGGAACAGGATCTCGCAACGGTACACATTCCCCACGCCGGCCATGATCCGTTGATCCAATAATGCTTGGCCGATGCCTTGGCGCGGATTGCGGCGCAGGTTGTCTGCGGCAAGCTCCGGGTCCCAATCCGCACCCAGCAGATCAGGGCCCAAATGGCCGATGAGGTCGTTTTCCTGCTCGGTGGGCACCAAACGCACCTGCGCAATATCGAAGCCCACGGCCGTCACCGCAGGGGTCTTGAGCACTACGCGTGCGGTGTGAGCCGGTTTCTTCCAGCGTTCGTTGTCCGCATACAGATCCCAACGGCCTTCCATGAGCAAATGCGAATGCAAGGTCAGCGGCTTAGCGGCGAACCCGGAGGACCCAGCAGCAGGGGGACGCAATCGCATCAGCAGATGCTTGCCGGCCGGAACTACTTCATGCACTGAATAATCCGTGAGATCTGTTGTCGCCAAGGCTGGAACTCGAAAGTCCGAGGACAACAGTGTTTGCCCTGCCAGCGCCTGATGAAGCCGGGCAGTGGCACGATAGACGGAATCCCCTTCGGGCATGAGAGCTCTTCTTTCTGCCGGTCAATCAGCGCCGGAAACGAATGCCTTGCGGCGTTGAATAGAATCCCGCGGCCAATAGTGCGATTCCCACCGGATGGTCCAGGACTGGTTGTCCGTCCACGGTAGCGATGGCGATTTTCTCCACCTTGGCCGTGCGCAAAGCTGCCACCAAATGCGTGGCAATAATGTTCCACGACTCTTCAGCCAACTGGGCAAAGGTCAACACGGTGCGACCGCCGCGCTCCAGATAGAAGCACAGCTGGCCATCCAGCAAGCCCACAATGGCCCCGGCTTTGCGCCCGGGGCGGTGCCCGGTTTGCGTGGCTGGCCAGCCCAGCGCCGCACCGTAGGGATTCGCCGGGTCGGTCGACGCAAGCACCTGGGCCACAGGCTGCCGGCGCGGGTCATCGGAAAGCTGATAAGCGCGCAAACGGTCAATGGTGGTGGAAGTGGAAAACTGGGCGGCCCCCAGTTTTTCGACGAAATAGCCCCGCCGCGCATGACCGGCTTCTTCCAGCTTGGACAGGATCCGGTAGAGCTGGCCGAAACCTCCGGGCACTGCTTCGGCCGCGACCGAGCCGCGGGTGAGCACTCCGTAGCGTTCCAGCATGATCTCGGCTGTGGCATGGGCTGAAATGGTTGGATCTGCCACCGGCTGGGGGAGCAGCGACCATCGTGCGGAACCACGCGGGCCACGCATGGGGGATCCCCCGTGGTCCTGGGCCAAGCGGTTGAGACCCGAGAGGCGATTGAGCCTGGCAGCCCGAGCCCGCGGCGCCGGCTTGGCAATCTTGTGCGCAGTGCTTCCGCCCGCCAGGTAACCGCGAATCGGTGCCAGAGTGTCGGGAGAAATGAAACCCGCCCAGAAAAGCCGCCAGCATGACTCCGCAATATCGACGGCGCTCACTGGAGGCTTATCGGGATGGTGGATCCGGGCGGCGAGCTCCTCGGCAAAGTAGGCGCCTGTTGATTCAAAGGCTTCGAGCACGCGCAGATCCAGTGCCTGCAAA encodes:
- a CDS encoding DNA-formamidopyrimidine glycosylase family protein; its protein translation is MPEGDSVYRATARLHQALAGQTLLSSDFRVPALATTDLTDYSVHEVVPAGKHLLMRLRPPAAGSSGFAAKPLTLHSHLLMEGRWDLYADNERWKKPAHTARVVLKTPAVTAVGFDIAQVRLVPTEQENDLIGHLGPDLLGADWDPELAADNLRRNPRQGIGQALLDQRIMAGVGNVYRCEILFLRRLHPLVEVGQIADLLAVVNLAHRLLTINKDRPRRVTTGQERTREPLWVYGRAGKPCLRCGGPIAMLKIPSTPEGAERDCYWCPHCQPAV